In Vigna unguiculata cultivar IT97K-499-35 chromosome 3, ASM411807v1, whole genome shotgun sequence, a single genomic region encodes these proteins:
- the LOC114179240 gene encoding probable 1-deoxy-D-xylulose-5-phosphate synthase 2, chloroplastic: MAFCGATFVKPNHAFSPTHKPKAPTPYYDSRKKFCVRVSASDSGDVEKTIIRKEKDGWKINYSGEKPQTPLLDTVNHPIHMKNLSTQDLEQLAAELRADIVHSVSNTGGHLSSSLGVVELAVALHHVFDTPEDKIIWDVGHQAYPHKILTGRRSRMHTIRKTSGLAGFPKRDESTHDAFGVGHSSTSISAGLGMAVARDLLGKKNSIISVIGDGALTAGQAYEALNNAGFLDSNMIVVLNDNKQVSLPTATLDGPASPVGALSSALSKIQASTEFRKLREAAKSITKQIGGQTHQVAAKVDEYARGMISGSGSTLFEELGLYYIGPVDGHNIEDLVTIFEKVKATPAAGPVLIHIVTEKGKGYPPAEKAADRMHGVVKFDPKTGKQFKAKASTLSYTQYFAESLIKEAEIDNKIVAIHAAMGGGTGLNYFHKRFPDRCFDVGIAEQHAVTFAAGLAAEGLKPFCAIYSSFLQRGYDQVVHDVDLQKLPVRFAMDRAGLVGADGPTHCGAFDITYMACLPNMVVMAPSDEAELMHMVATAATIDDRPSCFRFPRGNGIGATLPLNNKGTPLEIGKGRILMEGSRVAILGYGSVVQQCRHASELLKEVGVNVTIADARFCKPLDTDLIRLLAKEHEILITVEEGSIGGFGSHVSQFLSLSGILDGPLKWRAMMLPDRYIDHGSPKDQVEEAGLSSKHIAATVLSLLERPKEALMFK; this comes from the exons ATGGCCTTCTGCGGTGCTACCTTTGTCAAGCCAAACCATGCTTTCTCCCCAACCCACAAACCCAAAGCTCCAACTCCATACTATGATAGCAGAAAGAAG TTCTGCGTGAGGGTTTCAGCAAGTGACTCGGGTGATGTCGAGAAGACTATTATCAGGAAAGAGAAAGACGGGTGGAAGATCAATTACTCAGGAGAGAAACCTCAAACACCATTGCTGGACACAGTCAACCACCCAATTCACATGAAGAATTTGTCCACTCAG GATCTAGAGCAACTTGCAGCAGAGCTGAGGGCAGATATTGTGCACAGTGTGTCAAACACTGGTGGGCATCTTAGCTCAAGCTTGGGAGTGGTAGAGTTAGCAGTGGCTTTGCATCATGTTTTCGACACCCCTGAAGACAAAATTATATGGGATGTTGGTCATCAG GCATACCCACACAAGATTCTTACAGGTAGAAGGTCGAGGATGCACACCATTAGGAAGACTTCGGGGCTGGCAGGTTTTCCTAAAAGGGATGAGAGTACTCATGATGCTTTTGGGGTAGGACACAGTTCTACAAGCATATCTGCTGGTCTTG GCATGGCTGTTGCACGTGATCTACTGGGGAAGAAGAACAGCATCATATCAGTGATAGGAGATGGGGCATTGACAGCAGGCCAAGCTTATGAGGCCCTGAACAATGCAGGGTTCCTTGATTCTAACATGATAGTAGTACTTAATGACAACAAGCAAGTCTCTTTACCAACGGCCACACTTGATGGCCCCGCAAGTCCTGTCGGTGCCCTCAGCAGTGCTTTGAGCAAAATTCAAGCGAGTACAGAATTCCGCAAACTCAGAGAAGCTGCAAAA AGCATCACGAAACAAATTGGAGGACAAACACACCAGGTTGCAGCCAAAGTGGATGAGTACGCAAGAGGCATGATCAGCGGTTCTGGATCTACATTATTTGAAGAACTTGGCTTATACTACATAGGTCCCGTGGATGGTCATAACATTGAAGATCTAGTTACCATCTTTGAAAAAGTCAAAGCCACGCCGGCTGCAGGTCCAGTTTTGATTCATATTGTGACAGAAAAAGGGAAGGGATACCCCCCAGCAGAAAAAGCAGCTGATAGAATGCACG GGGTTGTAAAGTTTGATCCAAAAACAGGGAAGCAGTTTAAGGCAAAAGCCTCAACACTTTCATACACACAGTACTTTGCTGAGTCTTTGATAAAGGAGGCTGAAATAGACAACAAGATAGTGGCCATTCACGCAGCAATGGGTGGTGGTACCGGCCTAAATTATTTCCACAAAAGGTTTCCCGATCGGTGTTTCGATGTGGGGATAGCTGAGCAGCATGCTGTTACATTTGCTGCTGGGTTAGCTGCCGAAGGTCTCAAGCCCTTTTGTGCCATTTACTCATCATTCCTGCAACGAGGATATGATCAG GTAGTTCATGATGTTGATCTTCAAAAGCTACCTGTTCGATTTGCTATGGATAGAGCTGGTTTGGTTGGAGCAGATGGACCAACCCATTGTGGAGCATTTGATATCACTTACATGGCTTGCCTGCCCAACATGGTGGTGATGGCTCCTTCTGATGAAGCTGAGCTGATGCACATGGTTGCAACAGCAGCAACTATAGATGACAGACCAAGCTGCTTCAGATTTCCAAGGGGAAATGGAATTGGAGCCACTTTGCCACTCAACAACAAAGGAACCCCACTTGAG ATCGGAAAAGGCAGAATTCTGATGGAAGGCAGCAGAGTTGCTATTTTGGGATATGGTTCAGTAGTCCAACAATGCAGACATGCCTCGGAATTGCTTAAAGAAGTAGGCGTTAATGTGACAATTGCTGATGCTAGGTTTTGCAAACCTTTGGATACAGATCTCATCAGGCTACTAGCTAAAGAGCACGAAATACTGATCACAGTGGAAGAGGGTTCTATTGGTGGTTTTGGATCACATGTTTCTCAATTCTTGAGCTTATCTGGTATCCTAGATGGACCTCTAAAG TGGAGAGCAATGATGCTTCCTGACAGGTACATTGATCATGGGTCACCAAAGGATCAGGTTGAAGAAGCAGGGCTTTCATCAAAGCACATTGCGGCCACAGTCCTGTCTCTTCTTGAAAGGCCAAAAGAAGCTCTTATGTTCAAATAG
- the LOC114179394 gene encoding uncharacterized protein LOC114179394, with protein sequence MQCASILYPHTQKIWCSKPSLSVTPPPQQQQLQQREEGTSHDDKAKLITSASNPFVKHCLKLRNSSSYRRAHASALVVGATPIREIRRFQESLQDESVSMDCLILPDKAEIPDGLDQSTASIVRVSSTVMRKLSGLQTTDSLDAIALMKIPASFFNVDDDQKNYQKLFPSVHRILVLDGIQDPGNLGTLLRSAVAFRWDGVFLLPGCCDPFNEKALRASRGASFQIPVVSGSWNHLESLKEEFQMKLLAGHPELEELVKPVCSLSPTLCDSLSDTPLCLVLGSEGSGLSEKSLQACELVSIAMAGDYESLNVSVAGGIFLYMLQPKNQ encoded by the exons ATGCAATGTGCTTCCATTTTATATCCTCATACACAAAAAATATGGTGTTCTAAGCCAAGTCTTTCGGTCACTCCACCGCCCCAACAGCAACAGCTACAGCAACGAGAAGAAGGAACCTCTCACGACGACAAAGCCAAGCTCATAACCAGTGCTTCTAACCCATTTGTCAAGCACTGCCTCAAGCTTCGCAATTCCTCTTCCTATCGCCGCGCTCACGCTTCTGCTCTCGTTGTCGGTGCTACCCCTATCAG AGAAATCCGCAGGTTTCAAGAGTCATTACAAGATGAAAGTGTTTCAATGGATTGTTTAATTCTTCCTGACAAAGCTGAGATACCTGATGGGTTGGATCAATCCACTGCTTCTATTGTGCGTGTGAGCTCCACAGTGATGAGAAAGCTTTCAGGGCTGCAAACTACTGACTCTCTAGATGCAATTGCGCTTATGAAAATTCCTGCCAGTTTTTTCAAtgttgatgatgatcaaaagaACTATCAGAAATTGTTTCCATCTGTTCATCGGATACTAGTCCTTGATGGGATTCAG GATCCTGGCAACCTTGGTACATTGCTCAGATCAGCTGTGGCCTTCAGATGG GATGGAGTTTTCCTTCTTCCCGGCTGCTGTGATCCATTCAATGAGAAAGCTCTTCGGGCTAGCCGAGGTGCCTCCTTTCAGATCCCTGTTGTTTCTGGTAGCTGGAATCATCTGGAGTCTCTCaaagaagaatttcaaatgaAGTTGCTGGCTGGGCATCCAGAGCTTGAAGAGTTGGTCAAGCCAGTGTGCTCTCTCTCTCCAACCTTGTGTGATTCCTTATCAGATACACCATTGTGTTTGGTTTTAGGAAGTGAAGGAAGTGGTCTTTCAGAAAAATCCCTGCAGGCTTGTGAACTTGTGAGCATTGCTATGGCCGGAGACTACGAGTCGCTTAATGTTTCGGTTGCTGGTGGAATTTTCTTGTACATGCTACAACCGAAGAATCAATGA